The following are encoded together in the Parambassis ranga chromosome 20, fParRan2.1, whole genome shotgun sequence genome:
- the LOC114452831 gene encoding uncharacterized protein LOC114452831, with translation MKRTEKEKHQDSGLFTALDPVQPPLYPPYYTQTSGSLYLPPLLHTAPTMVHPSKYLPYSDVKPTKSGVPDRMLLKGSVDEVVHTSGEEKKEVDREETQTQFRQIKSRKEDLKLPEVRRNLMEDEARLSRLHEEMEIARKELKHLKLRAAEISTRMEKVGWNQDQFDKEDNSSVVSPLGGLKVQLSELRRSCRSSVDRHTESVKEEEAAGAPDEKMKRRSESDSLCDDDVQTSAEEKKEVDRDREEAADQRRQRQKDTKDSQGPKTLYLDRVTDLQTHRPESSRPHVILELQAKWRHMMFRMDKKNLFEVRSNLMEAEFQLRGLHREIDSTRMELKQLKLWAGIRIEEPGWNQDQFDKEDNECLVPLLGGLKVQFSPLSAPWRSILFSESTQTSCRSSADRHTESVKEEEAAGAPDEKMKRSSESELLSEVRVNLMVINDQLTSLRRRVASLRKELNPHLSILNCYSAKYQELLRKEKEPGWKHAKTHRKRSQAGYVDTDHDICTMSELMSSISCSTPPPDSQTESVKEEEAAGAPDEKMKRSSESDSLYEETLLDLSSPPHWIQEGCVPQSLGMNIMHDDDDEDDADDVQTSAEEKKEVDRDREEAADPAQETASEQPAEGAPHSRDGPLMMSQHVSASSAQPPKSDPQTSTTESCSRPRSASWSSPSQPGSDRTLRRAASLSDMKSESSLEEFTPEFWEDGDDEVYSFHCSCPGLFRCSVTGLVFHMQGGGDVFYRLVPWDGSLLAPHHKKPAGPLFDIQCPQQCVSQLHLPHCEIRSTGGCGFLSVVHLKGDGVEFIPPHRVTDTHVIINITGFSAYGNVKDEDSPPDPVQALVLLFYRPPEDPDLTSFLSVLLLPRNIVIRDIQRTRKKLVGKERFIETSPHCKLQPKQLYTLSTDPEDDLILVQPMEAEFDEDYNNNYFPVFQVILEKIFKHIKLLLKDSESSHSVWERRVYLQSTGVTRSSGSTDLRPHERLRDVRSSFIEKISAPVLSSLLDKLLEKKVLTDAERESAEEKPNRRDRAGSVIDTVRRKGEAASSELIHFLCEVDPFLCEHLGLS, from the coding sequence ATGAAAcgaacagagaaagaaaaacatcaggaCTCTGGTCTCTTCACAGCATTAGATCCAGTTCAGCCACCTTTATATCCACCATATTATACACAAACATCAGGGTCCTTAtaccttcctcctcttttacACACCGCTCCTACTATGGTTCATCCCTCTAAGTATCTCCCCTACAGTGATGTTAAACCTACAAAGAGTGGAGTTCCTGACAGGATGTTACTGAAAGGCTCTGTTGATGAAGTTGTTCACACCTcaggagaggaaaagaaggaagtgGACAGAGAGGAAACCCAAACCCAATTCAGACAAATTAAGTCCAGAAAAGAAGACTTAAAACTGCCTGAAGTAAGAAGAAACTTAATGGAAGATGAAGCCCGGCTTAGCAGACTACATGAAGAAATGGAAATAGCTAGAAAGGAGCTTAAACACCTAAAACTACGGGCTGCAGAGATATCAACTAGAATGGAAAAAGTAGGATGGAATCAAGATCAGTTTGACAAAGAAGATAATTCATCTGTTGTCTCACCTCTTGGTGGTCTGAAAGTACAGTTGTCTGAGCTCAGGCGCTCCTGCAGATCTTCtgttgacagacacacagagtctgtgaaagaggaagaagctgcaggagctccTGATGAGAAGATGAAGAGACGCTCAGAGTCTGATTcactgtgtgatgatgatgttcagacctcagcagaggaaaagaaggaagtggacagagacagagaggaagcagctgatcaaagaagacaaagacaaaaggacACGAAAGACTCACAGGGACCAAAAACTCTGTATTTAGACAGAGTTACTGACCTGCAGACCCACAGACCTGAGAGCAGCCGGCCACATGTGATCCTGGAATTGCAAGCCAAGTGGAGACATATGATGTTCagaatggacaaaaaaaacctttttgaaGTAAGAAGCAACTTAATGGAAGCAGAATTCCAGCTCAGAGGACTACATCGAGAGATAGATAGCACTAGAATGGAGCTTAAACAACTAAAACTATGGGCTGGGATTAGAATAGAAGAACCAGGATGGAATCAAGATCAGTTTGACAAAGAAGATAATGAATGTTTAGTCCCACTTCTTGGTGGTCTGAAAGTACAGTTCAGCCCCTTGTCTGCCCCCTGGAGGTCCATCTTGTTCtctgaaagcacacagacctcctgcagatcttctgctgacagacacacagagtctgtgaaagaggaagaagctgcaggagctcctgatgagaagatgaagagaagcTCAGAGTCTGAATTACTGTCTGAAGTAAGAGTGAACTTAATGGTAATAAATGACCAGCTTACAAGTCTACGACGAAGGGTAGCGAGTTTAAGGAAAGAACTAAATCCACATCTATCCATCCTCAACTGCTACAGCGCCAAGTACCAGGAACTACTTAGAAAGGAAAAAGAACCAGGATGGAAACATGCCAAAACACATAGAAAACGTTCACAGGCTGGGTATGTTGACACAGATCATGACATTTGCACCATGTCTGAGCTCATGAGCTCCATCTCCTGCagcactcctcctcctgacagtcAAACAGAGTctgtgaaagaggaagaagctgcaggagctcctgatgagaagatgaagagaagcTCAGAGTCTGATTCACTGTATGAAGAGACACTCTTGGACCTAAGTAGCCCGCCACATTGGATTCAAGAGGGATGTGTTCCCCAATCTCTTGGTATGAATATaatgcatgatgatgatgatgaagatgatgctgatgatgttcagacctcagcagaggagaagaaggaagtggacagagacagagaggaagcagctgaTCCAGCACAGGAGACAGCTTcagagcagccagcagagggcgctccCCACAGCAGAGACGGAccactgatgatgtcacagcatGTCTCAGCCTCCAGTGCTCAGCCACCCAAATCTGACCCCCAGACCTCCACCACAGAGTCCTGCAGCAGGCCTCGTTCTGCCAGCTGGTCTTCACCGAGTCAGCCGGGCTCTGACAGAACCTTAAGACGAGCCGCGAGTCTCTCTGACATGAAGTCAGagagcagcttggaggagtttACTCCTGAGTTCTGGGAGGACGGAGACGATGAGGTGTACAGCTTCCACTGCTCCTGCCCGGGTCTGTTCCGGTGCAGCGTGACCGGCCTGGTGTTCCACATGCAGGGAGGGGGGGACGTGTTTTACAGGCTGGTCCCCTGGGACGGGAGCCTCCTGGCCCCACATCACAAGAAGCCTGCAGGGCCCCTGTTTGACATCCAGTgtccacagcagtgtgtgagtcAGCTCCACCTCCCACACTGTGAGATCCGCTCCACAGGTGGGTGTGGCTTCCTGTCAGTGGTCCACCTGAAGGGGGACGGCGTCGAGTTCATCCCCCCTCACAGGGTCACAGACACTCACGTCATCATAAACATCACGGGCTTCTCTGCCTACGGAAACGTCAAGGACGAGGACTCTCCCCCTGACCCGGTCCAGGCTCTGGTCCTGCTGTTCTACAGACCCCCAGAGGATCCTGATCTCACATCCTTCCtcagtgtgttgctgctgccgaGGAACATTGTGATCCGGGACATTCAGCGCACCAGGAAGAAACTGGTTGGAAAGGAGAGGTTCATAGAGACGTCTCCACACTGTAAACTGCAGCCCAAGCAGCTCTACACTCTGTCCACTGATCCTGAAGACGACCTGATTCTAGTTCAGCCGATGGAAGCCGAGTTTGATGAAGACTACAACAACAACTACTTCCCAGTGTTCCAGGTGATTCTGGAAAAAATCTTCAAACATATAAAACTGTTGCTGAAGGACTCTGAAAGCTCCCACAGTGTCTGGGAAAGAAGAGTTTACCTTCAGTCCACAGGTGTCACAAGGTCCTCTGGATCAACGGACCTGCGTCCACACGAGAGGCTGAGGGACGTACGGAGCAGCTTCATAGAGAAGATATCAGCACCTGTCCTCTCCAGTCTGCTGGACAAACTGCTGGAGAAAAAGGTGCTGACTGATGCTGAGAGGGAGTCAGCAGAGGAGAAGCCGAATCGGAGGGACAGAGCGGGTTCAGTCATCgacacagtgaggaggaaaggagaagCTGCCAGCTCAGAGCTGATCCACTTCCTGTGTGAGGTCGACCCGTTCCTCTGTGAACATCTGGGACTGAGCTga